A genomic window from Candidatus Nitrosotenuis uzonensis includes:
- a CDS encoding RNA-protein complex protein Nop10, giving the protein MKFQMRKCPQCKRYTLKDDCEKCNAKTVTVHPAKYSPDDKYARYRIMDKFKESS; this is encoded by the coding sequence TTGAAATTCCAGATGCGCAAGTGTCCCCAGTGCAAAAGATACACTCTGAAGGACGACTGTGAAAAATGTAATGCCAAGACAGTTACAGTGCACCCTGCAAAGTATTCTCCTGACGATAAATATGCACGTTATCGCATAATGGACAAATTCAAGGAATCTAGTTAA